The Desulfovibrio subterraneus genome has a segment encoding these proteins:
- a CDS encoding HlyD family type I secretion periplasmic adaptor subunit: protein MSNNYRREDIEFMSEVDAALRHRGHPYAYLLSVAIIVTFAVFCIWAHFAVLDEVTRGMGSVIPSQRLQEMQNLEGGILQEVLVHEGQIVEKDQVLVRIDNEQARSIFRDASSKILEHEAAIIRLEAEASGTDPVYSPELREKAPTITQDQLNIFHARKEQLLAEIRVFDAQRYQKQQEVEEMISRRKQLVQSHKIAAERRNIARPLMEKNVYPRVDYLQLEESLLKLQGDIDSLSLGIPRASRAAEEAKARLEQRMAEFRNQAQEEINKRRAELRSLRESLTAGEDRVTRTDIRAPMRGTIKRINHNTIGGVIRPGDTILELVPLDDTLLIETRIRPADIAFLHPGQRAMVKITAYDFSIYGGLEAIVEQISADTIEDRKGENFYLVKLRTKTNTIIYRGQKLPIIPGMTATVDILTGKKSVLDYMLKPILKAKQNALRER, encoded by the coding sequence ATGAGCAACAACTACCGCAGAGAAGATATCGAATTCATGAGCGAGGTGGATGCCGCCCTCAGACACAGGGGCCATCCATACGCCTATCTGCTTTCCGTGGCCATTATCGTGACCTTTGCCGTCTTCTGCATCTGGGCGCATTTTGCCGTTCTGGACGAGGTGACACGCGGCATGGGGTCGGTAATTCCCTCCCAGCGTCTGCAGGAAATGCAGAACCTTGAAGGTGGGATACTGCAGGAAGTGCTGGTGCACGAAGGGCAGATTGTGGAAAAGGATCAGGTGCTCGTGCGCATAGACAACGAGCAGGCCCGCAGCATCTTCCGTGATGCTTCCAGCAAGATTCTGGAGCACGAGGCAGCCATCATCCGGCTGGAAGCGGAAGCCTCCGGCACTGATCCGGTCTACTCCCCCGAACTGCGGGAAAAGGCCCCCACCATCACGCAGGACCAGCTGAACATCTTCCATGCACGCAAGGAACAGCTGCTGGCCGAAATACGCGTGTTTGACGCCCAGCGGTATCAGAAGCAGCAGGAAGTGGAAGAAATGATCAGCCGACGCAAGCAACTTGTGCAAAGCCACAAGATTGCGGCGGAACGGCGGAACATAGCCCGCCCGCTGATGGAAAAAAACGTCTATCCCCGCGTTGACTACCTGCAGCTGGAAGAAAGCCTGCTCAAACTGCAGGGTGACATAGACTCCCTGTCTCTTGGCATTCCCAGAGCCTCGCGTGCGGCAGAAGAGGCCAAGGCACGGCTCGAACAGCGCATGGCCGAATTTCGCAATCAGGCACAGGAAGAAATCAACAAACGCAGGGCAGAACTGCGCTCACTGCGCGAATCACTCACCGCAGGCGAAGACCGCGTTACACGCACGGATATCCGCGCGCCCATGCGGGGAACCATCAAGCGCATAAATCACAACACCATCGGCGGGGTTATCCGCCCCGGCGATACCATTCTCGAGCTTGTGCCTCTTGACGACACCCTGCTCATCGAAACGCGCATCCGCCCTGCGGACATCGCCTTTCTGCATCCGGGGCAACGGGCCATGGTCAAGATCACGGCCTACGATTTTTCCATATACGGCGGGCTCGAAGCCATCGTGGAACAAATCAGCGCGGACACCATAGAGGACCGGAAGGGAGAGAATTTTTATCTCGTCAAGCTGCGGACAAAGACGAACACCATCATCTACCGCGGACAAAAGCTCCCCATTATCCCCGGCATGACTGCGACCGTGGACATTCTCACAGGCAAGAAATCCGTGCTGGATTACATGCTGAAGCCGATTTTGAAGGCAAAACAGAACGCCCTGCGGGAACGATGA
- a CDS encoding transglutaminase-like cysteine peptidase — MKKNVRHTLHSAHRTGSGQAPVPAVPLEPDARPAKPEQADRKLGAGRTGQAGGTGKSGWSLACLSLVAALIPAVILAPAGGLWRAHAQEEPSMAAKMLEGAKALPAQQRPSAFRQLITGTQQPAPAPAGKTGQNGRVRLFNTVEFKGPLKLVPQWSRVMQAMKAGKDKLSAVLPATGNGNARTAWKALRDSAAKDPLMEKLKKVNAYFNKYPYRLDQEIWGKTDYWATPAEFAEKSGDCEDYAISKYYALREMGIEADKLRIVALRDRIRGIGHAVLVVYAEGTAWVLDNQTDLVLSHDRYSHYQPQYSVNEHNRWAHVPTR, encoded by the coding sequence TTGAAGAAAAACGTGCGGCATACACTGCATTCTGCACACCGGACCGGATCGGGCCAAGCGCCCGTACCGGCCGTCCCGCTTGAGCCGGACGCCCGCCCCGCAAAGCCTGAACAGGCTGACCGGAAATTGGGGGCAGGCAGAACGGGACAGGCCGGAGGGACCGGAAAGTCAGGATGGAGCCTTGCCTGCCTGAGTCTGGTTGCGGCCCTCATTCCGGCCGTGATTCTGGCTCCGGCAGGGGGACTGTGGCGCGCCCACGCACAGGAAGAACCGTCAATGGCGGCGAAGATGCTTGAAGGTGCCAAGGCTCTGCCTGCGCAGCAGCGGCCTTCCGCCTTCCGCCAGCTGATAACCGGCACGCAGCAGCCTGCACCCGCACCTGCAGGCAAAACCGGACAAAACGGCCGTGTGCGCCTGTTCAACACGGTGGAGTTCAAGGGACCGCTCAAGCTGGTCCCGCAATGGAGCAGGGTCATGCAGGCCATGAAGGCCGGAAAAGACAAACTCAGTGCCGTGCTGCCCGCCACGGGCAACGGCAATGCCAGAACCGCATGGAAGGCGCTGCGCGACAGCGCCGCCAAAGACCCGCTGATGGAAAAACTGAAGAAGGTAAACGCCTACTTCAACAAATACCCATACAGACTCGACCAGGAAATATGGGGCAAGACGGATTACTGGGCCACCCCCGCCGAGTTCGCCGAGAAATCGGGCGACTGCGAGGACTACGCCATATCCAAGTATTATGCGTTGCGAGAAATGGGTATCGAGGCTGACAAACTGCGTATTGTGGCCCTCAGGGACCGCATCCGCGGCATAGGGCACGCCGTGCTTGTGGTCTATGCCGAGGGCACCGCGTGGGTGCTGGATAACCAGACCGATCTGGTGCTCTCCCACGACAGGTACAGTCACTATCAGCCGCAATATTCCGTGAATGAACACAACCGCTGGGCGCACGTCCCGACCAGATGA
- a CDS encoding type I secretion system permease/ATPase codes for MSEMNSRTEQTDNDETTAGNSTKPDDARDMTTPDTDVQAEALQQPEAGPDSHEDESVPSPKDASDASDGLQGSSAIPWKTIAPAPADVDYESPLLRCLVVLFSLHGRTISIEKLKGGLPEHGGPSHTSACLRAAMQAGMNVRAVHRQKLENISTLTLPCILLLKTKGACVLTGLNDKTAEIIFPETGGTPIEILRYKLEEEYAGYAIFGKVEGRLDKRASEIKLLKAKRWFWGTIWHYLPIYKHVGVASLVINLLAIVSPLFFMNVYDRVVPNNALDTLWVLAIGIAIAYLFDFILRNLRSYFCDVAGKNADIILASRLMQHLMSIRLDNKPDSTGTLANNLREFESLREFFSSTTLLAIIDLPFLFVFIALVGFIGGPMLFVPALAVPLVVIIGWLLQYPLQRAIESGYKEGAQKNALLIEILNGIETVKTSQAEGRMQRMWERVVGMSARSNSHTKTLANFSITMSMLAAQLVSMIIIVWGVHRIGAGDLTMGGLIACNILAGRAMAPLSQVAAMLSRLQQSRMALKSLDLLMTLPTERADDSASLCYVGLAPSLAAEELSFRYPGNERLALENVNFLFRPGEKIGIIGKMGSGKSTLGKLIVGLYQPSEGAVKLGGVDIRQMDVAELRSRAGYVSQDNYLFYGNVRENIAISNPNADDNAILRAATIAGVTDFVQAHPAGFGMPVGERGMALSGGQRQSVALARALLNDPEILILDEPSSNMDNGAEFQFKHRLATIIKDKTLVLITHRMSMIDLVDRLVVMDSGRIIADGPKAAVLNALKNEQLRAAAKPRTM; via the coding sequence ATGTCCGAGATGAATTCCAGAACCGAACAGACCGACAACGATGAAACAACAGCGGGCAATTCCACAAAGCCAGATGATGCCCGCGACATGACAACGCCCGACACAGACGTGCAGGCGGAAGCCCTTCAGCAGCCTGAAGCCGGACCGGACTCTCATGAAGACGAATCCGTCCCTTCACCCAAAGACGCTTCAGACGCATCGGATGGACTGCAAGGCAGCTCTGCCATACCATGGAAAACCATTGCTCCGGCACCGGCAGATGTGGATTATGAATCCCCCCTGCTGCGCTGCCTTGTGGTGCTTTTTTCCCTGCACGGGCGCACCATATCCATAGAGAAACTCAAGGGCGGTCTGCCGGAACATGGTGGCCCTTCGCACACGTCAGCCTGCCTCCGTGCTGCCATGCAGGCCGGTATGAACGTGCGGGCCGTGCACAGGCAGAAGCTGGAGAACATATCCACCCTCACCCTGCCGTGCATTCTGCTGCTCAAGACCAAGGGAGCCTGCGTTCTTACCGGGCTCAATGACAAGACGGCGGAAATCATCTTTCCGGAAACCGGCGGCACCCCCATTGAAATCCTCCGCTACAAGCTGGAAGAGGAATATGCGGGCTATGCCATCTTCGGCAAGGTTGAAGGCAGGCTGGACAAACGCGCCAGCGAGATAAAACTGCTCAAGGCCAAGCGCTGGTTCTGGGGCACCATCTGGCATTACCTGCCCATATACAAGCATGTGGGCGTTGCCAGCCTTGTGATCAACCTGCTGGCCATTGTCTCGCCGCTCTTTTTCATGAACGTGTATGACCGGGTAGTACCCAACAATGCGCTTGATACCCTCTGGGTGCTGGCCATAGGTATTGCCATTGCCTACCTGTTCGACTTTATCCTGCGCAATCTGCGCAGCTACTTCTGCGACGTGGCCGGCAAGAATGCGGACATAATTCTCGCCTCACGCCTCATGCAGCACCTCATGAGCATCCGGCTGGACAACAAGCCGGACTCCACCGGCACGCTTGCCAACAACCTGCGTGAATTTGAATCCCTGCGCGAATTTTTCAGTTCCACCACGCTGCTTGCCATCATCGACCTGCCCTTCCTGTTCGTATTCATCGCGCTGGTGGGCTTCATAGGCGGGCCCATGCTCTTCGTGCCTGCTCTTGCGGTTCCGCTGGTTGTCATCATCGGCTGGCTGCTGCAGTATCCGCTGCAGCGGGCCATTGAATCCGGCTACAAGGAAGGTGCGCAGAAAAACGCCCTGCTCATCGAGATTCTCAACGGCATAGAAACCGTAAAGACCAGTCAGGCAGAGGGCCGCATGCAGCGCATGTGGGAACGGGTGGTCGGCATGAGCGCCCGCTCCAACAGCCACACCAAGACCCTTGCCAACTTCTCCATAACCATGTCCATGCTTGCCGCACAGCTGGTGAGCATGATCATCATCGTCTGGGGTGTGCACCGCATCGGCGCGGGCGACCTGACCATGGGCGGACTCATCGCCTGCAACATCCTCGCTGGCCGTGCCATGGCCCCGCTCAGCCAGGTGGCAGCCATGCTTTCGCGCCTGCAGCAGTCACGCATGGCGCTCAAATCGCTCGACCTGCTCATGACCCTGCCCACCGAACGGGCGGACGACAGCGCATCGCTCTGCTACGTGGGCCTTGCCCCGTCCCTTGCCGCCGAGGAACTGAGTTTCCGCTATCCCGGCAACGAACGGCTCGCGCTGGAAAACGTCAATTTCCTGTTCCGTCCCGGTGAAAAGATCGGCATCATCGGCAAAATGGGGTCCGGCAAAAGTACGCTGGGCAAACTAATTGTCGGCCTGTACCAGCCCTCCGAGGGTGCCGTTAAACTCGGCGGGGTGGACATCCGGCAGATGGACGTGGCCGAACTGCGCAGCCGCGCGGGCTACGTCTCGCAGGACAACTACCTTTTCTACGGCAACGTGCGCGAGAACATTGCCATCAGCAACCCCAATGCCGACGACAACGCCATTCTGCGCGCAGCCACCATTGCCGGTGTCACCGACTTTGTGCAGGCACATCCGGCAGGCTTCGGCATGCCTGTGGGCGAACGGGGCATGGCGCTTTCAGGCGGGCAGCGGCAATCCGTTGCGCTGGCCCGCGCCCTGTTGAACGATCCGGAAATCCTCATTCTGGACGAACCCAGCTCCAACATGGACAACGGTGCGGAATTCCAGTTCAAGCACCGCCTTGCCACTATCATCAAGGACAAGACGCTGGTGCTCATCACCCACCGCATGAGCATGATAGACCTCGTCGACCGGCTTGTGGTCATGGACAGCGGGCGCATCATCGCGGACGGCCCCAAGGCCGCAGTGCTGAACGCGCTGAAGAACGAACAACTGCGCGCAGCAGCCAAGCCCCGCACCATGTAA